A window from Pseudomonadota bacterium encodes these proteins:
- a CDS encoding chloride channel protein, which produces MALALLVGLITGLVSCVFQWLIDAIAGIAYGAQGSIFTGPWRWAVLFIPALGGLLVGLLVTRFAREARGHGVPEVMLAVARRGGKIRPVVGVVKALASAICIGSGGSAGKEGPIVQIGSAFGSSVGQLFRMPGGMTKMLVACGAAGGISATFATPIAGVLFAMEVILQEFAASAFSMVVISSVTASAVSRLILGEGFFFHVPVYDLVSHWELFLFAALGAIAALYARAFVKILYKIEDVFDGIRMPEWLKPALGGLLLGAMGIAMPQVLGTGHEATEAAMLGHLGALSLIVLSAAKILATSLTLGSGGSGGVFSPSLFIGAMLGGFTGRAFSVVLPGIVGSPGAYALVGMGALFAGATRAPITAIIIVFEMTNDYEIILPVMTAVVIATLVSRLLSEETIYTLKLIRRGIRLGAPKEDALAMMAVRDVMREKFESIGEDTKLVDLIDRIQRGAQHGFPVVDGQGKLAGLITFAQVRAALSLIGELGEMVVAGELMLAPPPVAFPDESIAQIAERLEISDVDRLPVVDPDDPGRIIGLITHGDIIRAYRSRIGKARDDAMEGMGI; this is translated from the coding sequence CTGGCGCTCGCCCTCCTGGTCGGCCTCATCACCGGGCTCGTCTCCTGCGTCTTCCAGTGGCTCATCGACGCCATCGCCGGCATAGCATACGGCGCACAGGGCTCCATATTCACAGGGCCGTGGCGCTGGGCTGTCCTGTTCATACCGGCGCTTGGAGGTCTGCTCGTGGGCCTGCTTGTCACGCGTTTCGCGCGTGAAGCGAGGGGACACGGCGTGCCCGAGGTGATGCTGGCCGTGGCGCGAAGGGGGGGGAAGATCAGGCCTGTAGTCGGCGTCGTCAAGGCGCTGGCCAGCGCGATCTGCATAGGCAGCGGCGGCTCCGCCGGGAAGGAGGGGCCGATCGTGCAGATCGGCTCCGCGTTCGGTTCGTCGGTCGGCCAGCTCTTCCGCATGCCCGGCGGCATGACCAAGATGCTCGTCGCATGCGGCGCAGCCGGCGGCATCTCCGCCACATTCGCCACGCCGATCGCCGGCGTGCTCTTCGCCATGGAGGTGATACTCCAGGAGTTCGCAGCCAGCGCGTTCTCCATGGTCGTCATCTCATCGGTCACCGCATCCGCCGTCTCCAGGCTCATACTAGGCGAGGGTTTCTTCTTCCACGTGCCCGTGTACGACCTGGTGAGCCACTGGGAGCTCTTCCTGTTCGCGGCCCTGGGAGCGATCGCAGCGCTCTACGCCCGCGCCTTCGTGAAGATTCTCTACAAGATCGAGGATGTGTTCGACGGAATCCGCATGCCCGAGTGGCTCAAACCCGCGCTCGGCGGCCTCCTCCTCGGGGCCATGGGGATCGCCATGCCGCAGGTCCTGGGCACGGGCCACGAGGCCACGGAGGCTGCGATGCTCGGCCATCTGGGCGCACTTTCCCTCATAGTGCTGTCCGCAGCGAAGATATTGGCGACGTCTCTCACCCTCGGCTCCGGTGGCTCCGGCGGGGTATTCTCGCCATCGCTCTTCATCGGCGCAATGCTCGGCGGCTTCACGGGGCGGGCCTTCTCGGTCGTGCTGCCAGGGATAGTCGGCTCACCCGGTGCCTACGCGCTGGTGGGCATGGGCGCCCTCTTCGCAGGCGCCACCCGCGCCCCCATCACCGCGATCATCATCGTATTCGAGATGACCAACGACTACGAGATCATCCTCCCTGTGATGACCGCCGTCGTCATCGCCACGCTCGTCTCGCGCCTGCTCAGCGAGGAGACCATATACACGCTTAAACTCATCAGGCGCGGCATAAGGCTCGGAGCCCCAAAGGAGGACGCACTGGCGATGATGGCGGTGCGCGACGTCATGCGCGAAAAATTTGAGAGCATAGGCGAGGACACGAAGCTGGTGGATCTCATCGACAGGATCCAGCGCGGGGCCCAGCACGGCTTCCCGGTCGTGGACGGCCAGGGAAAGCTCGCGGGGCTTATCACCTTCGCGCAGGTCAGGGCGGCGCTGTCGCTGATAGGCGAGCTCGGGGAGATGGTGGTCGCAGGGGAGCTGATGCTCGCCCCTCCGCCGGTGGCCTTTCCGGACGAGAGCATCGCGCAGATAGCCGAGAGGCTGGAGATAAGCGACGTGGACAGGCTGCCGGTCGTGGACCCCGACGACCCGGGCAGGATCATCGGCCTCATCACCCACGGCGACATTATCCGTGCCTACCGCAGCCGGATCGGCAAAGCGAGAGACGATGCCATGGAAGGCATGGGGATATGA